In one window of Ovis aries strain OAR_USU_Benz2616 breed Rambouillet chromosome 5, ARS-UI_Ramb_v3.0, whole genome shotgun sequence DNA:
- the CDC37 gene encoding hsp90 co-chaperone Cdc37 isoform X2 gives MVDYSVWDHIEVSDDEDETHPNIDTASLFRWRHQARVERMEQFQKEKEELDRGCRECKRKVAECQRKLKELEVAEGEGGKAELERLQAEAQQLRKEERSWEQKLEEMRKKEKSMPWNVDTLSKDGFSKSMVNTKPEQAEEESEEVREQKHKTFVEKYEKQIKHFGMLRRWDDSQKYLSDNVHLVCEETANYLVIWCIDLEVEEKCALMEQVAHQTIVMQFILELAKSLKVDPRACFRQFFTKIKTADRQYMEGFNDELEAFKDRVRGRAKLRIEKAMKEYEEEERKKRLGPGGLDPVEVYESLPEELQKCFDAKDVQMLQDAISKMDPTDAKYHMQRCIDSGLWVPNSKSSEAKEGEEAGTGEPLLEATSKSGDEKDVSA, from the exons ATGGTGGACTACAGCGTGTGGGACCACATCGAGGTGTCTGATGATGAAGACGAGACGCACCCCAACATCGACACCGCTAGCCTCTTCCGCTGGCGGCACCAG GCCCGGGTGGAGCGCATGGAGCAGttccagaaagagaaggaggaactGGACAGGGGCTGCCGCGAGTGCAAGCGCAAGGTGGCCGAGTGCCAGCGGAAGCTGAAGGAGCTGGAGGTGGCCGAGGGCGAGGGCGGCAAGGCCGAGCTGGAGCGGCTGCAGGCTGAGGCGCAGCAGCTGCGCAAGGAGGAGCGGAGCTGGGAGCAAAAGCTGGAGGAGATGCGCAAGAAGGAGAAGAGCATGCCCTGGAACGTGGACACGCTCAGCAAGGATGGCTTCAGCAAG AGCATGGTCAACACCAAGCCTGAGCAGGCAGAGGAGGAGTCGGAAGAGGTGAGGGAGCAGAAACACAAAACCTTCGTGGAAAAGTATGAGAAACAGATCAAACACTTCG GCATGCTGCGCCGCTGGGACGACAGCCAGAAGTACCTGTCAGACAACGTCCACCTGGTGTGCGAGGAGACAGCCAACTACCTGGTCATCTGGTGCATTGACCTAGAGGTGGAGGAG AAATGTGCCCTCATGGAGCAGGTGGCTCACCAGACCATCGTCATGCAGTTCATCCTGGAGCTGGCCAAGAGCCTCAAGGTGGACCCCCGTGCCTGCTTCCGGCAGTTCTTCACCAAGATCAAG ACTGCCGACCGCCAGTACATGGAGGGCTTCAATGACGAGCTGGAGGCTTTCAAAGACCGCGTGCGGGGCCGTGCCAAGCTGCGCATTGAGAAGGCCATGAAGGAATACGAGGAAGAGGAGCGCAAGAAGCGGCTTGGCCCCGGCGGCCTGGACCCTGTCGAGGTCTACGAGTCCCTTCCTGAG GAACTTCAGAAATGCTTTGACGCAAAGGATGTGCAGATGCTCCAAGACGCCATCAGCAAGATGGACCCCACC GACGCGAAGTACCACATGCAGCGCTGCATCGACTCAGGCCTCTGGGTCCCCAACTCCAAGTCCAGCGAGGCTAaagagggggaggaggcgggtACTGGGGAGCCCTTGCTGGAAGCCACCTCCAAGTCAGGCGACGAGAAGGATGTCAGCGCGTGA
- the CDC37 gene encoding hsp90 co-chaperone Cdc37 isoform X1, producing MVDYSVWDHIEVSDDEDETHPNIDTASLFRWRHQARVERMEQFQKEKEELDRGCRECKRKVAECQRKLKELEVAEGEGGKAELERLQAEAQQLRKEERSWEQKLEEMRKKEKSMPWNVDTLSKDGFSKSMVNTKPEQAEEESEEVREQKHKTFVEKYEKQIKHFGMLRRWDDSQKYLSDNVHLVCEETANYLVIWCIDLEVEEKCALMEQVAHQTIVMQFILELAKSLKVDPRACFRQFFTKIKTADRQYMEGFNDELEAFKDRVRGRAKLRIEKAMKEYEEEERKKRLGPGGLDPVEVYESLPEELQKCFDAKDVQMLQDAISKMDPTVSNHTPKPTWSGSVSPPPPPALLTTLLLAVPLLGFSKEPGRFCHHVAGTQDSQASCPTLSHFC from the exons ATGGTGGACTACAGCGTGTGGGACCACATCGAGGTGTCTGATGATGAAGACGAGACGCACCCCAACATCGACACCGCTAGCCTCTTCCGCTGGCGGCACCAG GCCCGGGTGGAGCGCATGGAGCAGttccagaaagagaaggaggaactGGACAGGGGCTGCCGCGAGTGCAAGCGCAAGGTGGCCGAGTGCCAGCGGAAGCTGAAGGAGCTGGAGGTGGCCGAGGGCGAGGGCGGCAAGGCCGAGCTGGAGCGGCTGCAGGCTGAGGCGCAGCAGCTGCGCAAGGAGGAGCGGAGCTGGGAGCAAAAGCTGGAGGAGATGCGCAAGAAGGAGAAGAGCATGCCCTGGAACGTGGACACGCTCAGCAAGGATGGCTTCAGCAAG AGCATGGTCAACACCAAGCCTGAGCAGGCAGAGGAGGAGTCGGAAGAGGTGAGGGAGCAGAAACACAAAACCTTCGTGGAAAAGTATGAGAAACAGATCAAACACTTCG GCATGCTGCGCCGCTGGGACGACAGCCAGAAGTACCTGTCAGACAACGTCCACCTGGTGTGCGAGGAGACAGCCAACTACCTGGTCATCTGGTGCATTGACCTAGAGGTGGAGGAG AAATGTGCCCTCATGGAGCAGGTGGCTCACCAGACCATCGTCATGCAGTTCATCCTGGAGCTGGCCAAGAGCCTCAAGGTGGACCCCCGTGCCTGCTTCCGGCAGTTCTTCACCAAGATCAAG ACTGCCGACCGCCAGTACATGGAGGGCTTCAATGACGAGCTGGAGGCTTTCAAAGACCGCGTGCGGGGCCGTGCCAAGCTGCGCATTGAGAAGGCCATGAAGGAATACGAGGAAGAGGAGCGCAAGAAGCGGCTTGGCCCCGGCGGCCTGGACCCTGTCGAGGTCTACGAGTCCCTTCCTGAG GAACTTCAGAAATGCTTTGACGCAAAGGATGTGCAGATGCTCCAAGACGCCATCAGCAAGATGGACCCCACCGTGAGTAACCACACACCCAAGCCCACCTGGTCAGGCAGTGtgtctcccccacctcctccagccCTGCTGACCACGTTGCTGCTGGCAGTACCCCTCCTGGGCTTCTCAAAAGAGCCAGGGAGGTTTTGTCACCATGTGGCCGGCACACAAGACAGCCAGGCTTCATGCCCCACGCTCTCTCACTTTTGTTGA